The genomic DNA GTCCTAACAAACAAAAAAGTTCTCCTTGCTTGACGTGAAGGTTGATATTGAGGAGGACAGTTTTTTTTTCTTTTTTGAAGGGGTGCGCTATTATTTGAGGGAAGCTTTTACTGACAGGAAAGCTTTTAGAGAGGTTAATCGTTTCTATAGCGTACTGCAATGCAATGTCATTTTAATTGAATTTGTTCATTGTTGATTAATCCAAATTCTCACTCCAAAAATTTCAACAACTTCTAAGTAGATTTGCTTATTTTTTCATGATCAATGGATATCATTGCATCGTCATGCCATGGATCATCGGGAAATCTTTTCATCCAATTGAGTTTTTTAAAATGTTTCGCGCAATACCAACAGGGAAAAGCATCCAATTTTGTCAACTCTCCATTTTTATATCGACGAAGTTTTTCTTTTTGGAAGCTGGAAATCATTTGGACATAATCGCCATACAAATCTAATAGATTATTGTCTTCCAAATTTCCAATTATATCGGTCATCGAATCGCCATCAGCATATTCTGATAATTGGCAACAGAAGGTTATATTACCGCGATAGTCAACATAGATCGCCTGCATCGAAAGTGCGTTGCAATTAACCCAGGGTGAATCATCATTTGGAAAGGCAACAAAGGGTTCTATCGAAACCTTATAAACAGCATTCAGTTCCTCGATTTCTTGTTTAATTTTATACCAATCCTCCGGAGCCACATTCATTTGTTTGTAAGTGGTTTGTAAAGTTGGTTGAAGTGGAATTAAATATAATTGTTCGCTTTCGACTTTACTGGCTAAAATGGCCATGGCTTCCAATTCATGGCGGTTGGTTGCGGTAATCACCATTTGAATACAAAATGGTAGTTTCTTAGCGCGGCAAACGCTGATAGCTTGTAAAGATTTGACAAAAGATCCCTTCTGCCGGATCTGGTCCATCGTCTCAGCGGTTGCCCCATCCATGCTGAAACAGAAACCTCTAAAACGATCTCGGTAAGGGTTTATAGTCTGGTAGGTTTTTTCAAACCTGGTTCCATTCGTGACCATTGCAATTTCATAACCGGCATCATAGAACTTCTTGACAATCTGTGGAAATTGTCGATGCAAAGTTGGTTCACCTCCTGTAAATGATACAGCTGGAATATGAAGAGGACGAGCTTCATCAATAAGCTTGTCAACAAGATGTAGCGGAATATCCAAACGTGAATTAACCGGCCCGATAACAGATTGTAAGTCTTCCGGTAGGTCCTTTCTTGGTGCGATATCAGATCGTAAACAATGGACACAAGCATAATTACAGCGGTTAGTAATTTCAAACCCTATCGATTCAATTGCCACAGAGGCTATCCTCCTTTACATTATTGTTCAATACAGCCTCTATTATTTTCGAAAGTTTTCCAGGATTATTTAGCAAATCTTTTCCAGAAAGCAATAAATAGCAATCACTTTGTTTGATTAGATCTTTTAATACATCCAGATGAAGTTGT from candidate division KSB1 bacterium includes the following:
- a CDS encoding radical SAM protein, yielding MAIESIGFEITNRCNYACVHCLRSDIAPRKDLPEDLQSVIGPVNSRLDIPLHLVDKLIDEARPLHIPAVSFTGGEPTLHRQFPQIVKKFYDAGYEIAMVTNGTRFEKTYQTINPYRDRFRGFCFSMDGATAETMDQIRQKGSFVKSLQAISVCRAKKLPFCIQMVITATNRHELEAMAILASKVESEQLYLIPLQPTLQTTYKQMNVAPEDWYKIKQEIEELNAVYKVSIEPFVAFPNDDSPWVNCNALSMQAIYVDYRGNITFCCQLSEYADGDSMTDIIGNLEDNNLLDLYGDYVQMISSFQKEKLRRYKNGELTKLDAFPCWYCAKHFKKLNWMKRFPDDPWHDDAMISIDHEKISKST